AAGATGTAACCCTGATTTTCAGTTCCTATATGATATTAAATATaacgtaataaaaaaaatacctgtaAGCATGTTTCTCATTTATGTTATACTGTAGTTGTACTCGTTTGCGAACATATGAGTTTTTGATATTTCCGTATGTTCCCGATGTTGAGAGGTGTCTGTTTGCTATAACGTTTGATACCCTTTTTACTTATTGTGCAAGTCCCAAAGTAAATTACATATCATAAGAGAATTCAAAAATGATAACATTGAATTGATATTAAAGCAGAAACACATTGTATATTGCAAATCAACTTATACTTATCGCCACACACAACAAACAACTGAAATTGATGGCTTCCTTTTAACATTAAAGGCATATTATATTGAATGATTCATTTGATGAACGTCCACATCACCATTTTATAGTAGTTTTGTGTCAGGTACTCACGTATATTTATTCTCGACTGAAGGAATAAGAAAGTTGAAGCACagggtatatatatattactgctTCGACACGCgaattgaaaatacaaaaatgaaatcaTCTAAATAATGGGAATTCATTAATTAATATTCTATATCTGTCGAATAATGTTACCTTAGCTAAGGACTATGCCTTTATTGCTTTGTTTGATAAATCTACCACTCCCAACGTTGTCCGTACCTACACAATGAGTCTTCAGTAATAAATTAACATCAGTGGCTCTTCTCTACTGTTTTAAATACTACTCTAAcagaaataataaattaaataaaaccaaatgGCATGTTGTATGTTTCACAAGTAGGTTGGTTGACTAAAACCGATGAATTTATATGACGTCAACGTTATCGATGATCATAGACAATGACAGCAATAACGTGTTCTTCTGTACAAAACATTTGTATGCAGATAAAATAACCACCATAATTCCTTAAGTTTTTAGAAATTTCGAAAATAACCTCAGTCAATAATcagttcttttttctttttttttttttttttgatttattaGTAAAAATGAATATTCCATAATGAATGTGTCCACAAAACggaaaacaacatttatttaattattaacTTCTTGTAAATCCTGATCTTCTGCACCATAATTATGGCAGCAGTATCCGGCATACATAAATGGACAAACTTGAAAGTTTTCGTTGTAATCGGAATAACGTCTGGCGTTACCAATATCTGGTGAAGTTTTCTCGGCCAAGCAAAAACATTTCCGTAACGTTGTCTTAAAAGCTTTCCTAAATTTGCTAGATATTAATCCATAAATAACTGGATTCCCTGCACTATTCAAATTCATTAAAATTCTTGCAATGGAAATGATATTCGTATAATTAACTAAGCCTAAACTTTCCTTCGATTCGGTTGATCCAAACACTGACCAAAGAGCAATTATTCTAATTGGAAATAAAGATATGTAAAACAGTGCTATGATAGCTATAATCATGGCAACGATCTGTTTTCTATGTCGACTTGGACGATTTTCGTCTAATCTCTGAGTTAAATATATTGTTCTAAGAATGAAACAATAAATTACAGTAAGAACTATCAAAGGCAGTACAAAACACGTCAAAAACAGTAATACAATATAAAACTGGTGTAAAGATGTCTCAATTTTTGTTCTACAAACCATAACGTCACTTCCATCATAAAACGTAGCCGGTTCATGGTGTGTTAGGAATACAAATGGCAGAGAAATGGCACTAGCGGCAATCCATATACACAAGATAGATTTTCCTGCTGTCACTGTGCCGACACAAGAACTGTTTTGCATTGCTCTACAAATGGCTTGAAATCTTTCACAGCTTATTACCCACATGGTTATAACTGACGAATTTAAAGAGGCGTTTTCTAAAAATGGAATCAGCTTACCTGGAAAAGAaattgtaaataacaaaataatacgAAATGTCTTCAGGAAAGTAAAAGTTAAATACTTTTTGAATATAACaagtgtttctattgttttatttttttttctatcatttgACAATTTCGAGTTTAAAAATCTTGTCAACTGACTCAAGTTAACAATGatatttataaagaatattacagAATGACTGTAAACATAATGTCTTACTGCTTAGATTCTCTTGACCAATATCGGTATATACGTAGTTTTTACCAAACAGGAACCTCCTGTCATAGGCATTGTGATAATTAATTCGTTGAATCAGGTGATAAAACTTTTAGTTTTGATTACAAGTCATGCACGTGTTTTTGcttaaatgtgtcattttgtttcaaattgatttttttcttcaaaaatcgaAATTTAGATATAtgcacatggaaaaaagtattgcaacaccttgattttttaaattttttggatgaaa
The window above is part of the Mytilus galloprovincialis chromosome 4, xbMytGall1.hap1.1, whole genome shotgun sequence genome. Proteins encoded here:
- the LOC143071319 gene encoding QRFP-like peptide receptor produces the protein MEETVKTFETLNDTIVKENGTYYLPPYIFWYVSLANAVIFILGVTGNIFVLTVVITNKAMKTHMNILLCSLSVADLLVLLICQPAGMIEFYGKDRWFLGQTLCKLIPFLENASLNSSVITMWVISCERFQAICRAMQNSSCVGTVTAGKSILCIWIAASAISLPFVFLTHHEPATFYDGSDVMVCRTKIETSLHQFYIVLLFLTCFVLPLIVLTVIYCFILRTIYLTQRLDENRPSRHRKQIVAMIIAIIALFYISLFPIRIIALWSVFGSTESKESLGLVNYTNIISIARILMNLNSAGNPVIYGLISSKFRKAFKTTLRKCFCLAEKTSPDIGNARRYSDYNENFQVCPFMYAGYCCHNYGAEDQDLQEVNN